From the Lolium rigidum isolate FL_2022 chromosome 2, APGP_CSIRO_Lrig_0.1, whole genome shotgun sequence genome, one window contains:
- the LOC124688986 gene encoding anthocyanidin 3-O-glucoside 6''-O-acyltransferase-like yields the protein MATKVLDKLAVAADPAPAGGAALPLTFFDVPWIFTGPVERVFFYPYPHPVDQFTSALLPRLVASLAAALSRFYPLLGRVRPRADGEGYEFCSADGDAVELTVAESEDDFEELAGDGPRDVARLYSLVPRLPAPGDAGFALAAVQVTVFAGRGIAVGVSIHHVACDDSSYMHFVKTWAGHCRLATAGQEEEVGAVPPPPFLDRAVIADPDGLAARTLDEMRQLAASGPPPAPPPGPPPKLVIASFTLTRGCIDKLKQRVAAAAAEDKHAAAAAGVHCSAFTVACAFAWACLARAGAAACDQDLAHLLFSVECRRRLSPPVPQEYLGNCLRPCFVEVGARDLLAPDGVATAAAAIGASIRALDVAGGVMAGAEGWFQKILSLVPRRPMSVGGSPRYGVYDTDFGLGRPRKVELVSIDKTPGTVSLAEGTDGKRGIEVGVALPEAEMARFAECFADGLLQL from the coding sequence ATGGCCACCAAGGTCCTCGACAAGCTCGCCGTCGCGGCCGACCCAGCTCCGGCGGGCGGCGCCGCGCTGCCGCTCACCTTCTTCGACGTGCCCTGGATCTTCACGGGCCCCGTGGAGCGCGTCTTCTTCTACCCCTACCCGCACCCCGTCGACCAATTCACCTCcgccctcctcccccgcctcgtcgcctccctcgccgccgcgctcAGCCGCTTCTACCCGCTCCTCGGCCGCGTCCGCCCGCGCGCCGACGGCGAGGGCTACGAGTTCTGCTCCGCGGATGGCGACGCCGTCGAGCTCACCGTCGCCGAGAGCGAGGACGATttcgaggagctcgccggcgacGGACCCAGGGACGTCGCCCGGCTCTACTCGCTCGTGCCGCGCCTCCCCGCGCCGGGGGACGCCGGGTTCGCGCTCGCCGCCGTGCAGGTGACCGTGTTCGCCGGCCGCGGGATCGCTGTTGGCGTGTCCATACACCACGTCGCCTGCGACGACTCCAGCTACATGCATTTCGTCAAGACCTGGGCCGGCCACTGCCGTCTTGCCACCGCCGGACAAGAAGAGGAAGTCGGCGCGGTGCCCCCTCCGCCGTTCTTGGACCGCGCCGTCATCGCGGACCCTGACGGCCTCGCCGCGAGGACGCTCGACGAAATGCGGCAGCTGGCGGCCAGCGGGCCTCCCCCCGCGCCTCCTCCGGGGCCGCCGCCGAAGCTGGTCATCGCGTCCTTCACGCTCACGCGCGGGTGCATCGACAAGCTCAAGCAGcgcgtggccgccgccgccgcagaagaCAAGCACGCTGCCGCCGCGGCCGGCGTCCACTGCTCGGCGTTCACGGTGGCGTGCGCGTTCGCGTGGGCGTGCCTGGCGCGCGCGGGGGCCGCGGCCTGCGACCAGGACCTCGCGCACCTGCTCTTCTCGGTGGAGTGCCGGCGCCGCCTGTCCCCGCCGGTCCCGCAGGAGTACCTGGGCAACTGCCTGCGGCCCTGCTTCGTGGAGGTCGGCGCGCGCGACCTGCTCGCGCCCGACGGCGtcgccacggccgccgccgccatcggcgCGTCCATCAGGGCGCTGGACGTTGCCGGTGGCGTGATGGCCGGCGCCGAGGGGTGGTTCCAGAAGATCCTGTCGCTGGTGCCGCGGCGACCCATGTCCGTCGGCGGCTCGCCACGGTACGGCGTGTACGACACCGATTTCGGGCTGGGCAGGCCGAGGAAAGTGGAACTGGTGTCCATCGACAAGACGCCCGGCACGGTGTCCCTGGCCGAGGGCACCGACGGGAAACGCGGGATCGAGGTCGGCGTGGCGCTGCCGGAGGCCGAGATGGCGCGGTTCGCCGAGTGCTTCGCCGATGGCCTGCTGCAGCTATGA